The genomic region AGACCATTCTACCCTTATATAAGCTTTCGACGCTTTGGCCATCAAAATAAGCGCCGCATCCTTCCGTCCAAGCTGATAGGGAGTACGGGACAGGTAGGCGCCAGTGAATGTCCACGATAGGTAGTGAGCAATTTACCAGAACGTCCAAGCTGTCGTGACCCGCTATCTTATCATCACCTTTAGAATATCGGCCAGATATTTACGCCGAAGTACTTTGTCTTACCTCATTGGTCGTTAGCTGCCGAGAACTGAGGTACTGTTGCACGCGTTAATCGTGTCCAATACTCCTGAAATGCCGCTCCGATGAGGGATTGGCGAAAAACTCCAATTGGTTCGCAAGCGAAGGCAAGGAGGTCTTCACTCATTATATAGTAAATTTGCAGGAGTGCACAGAATTTTTTTGCCACCAATAATTTATCGGACCGGCACTGTTATGGATAGTACTGCCACATTTCATCGCGCTATAATGCTCCCAAAAATCTGTACAGCGGTTTAACGACGCGGATCAGTTCGGTTAGTGTATCATCGTTTCTGTAAATTGGCTTAGGCCAAAAAATAGTAGGCCAGAGAGTATCCTTGAAGTTACCACACCACAAGGGGACCGACCATGACCTACCAGAACGATTGTACTCTCTCGGAGCAGTTTTTGGATCAACTCTGCGGCCAAGGACTCGATGCCTTGCCCGAACTGATCCGCATCGTCCTCAATAACGCCATGCAGCTCGAACGGCAGAAGTTTCTGGGAGCCGCGCCCCATGAGCGAACCGAACAGCGCACAGGCTACGCCAACGGCTACAAAGACAAGACACTTGATCTGCGAGTGGGCCGCACGGTCGTGCAAGTCCCGCAGACGCGCGACGCTCAGTTCTCCTCTGGAGGCTCGAATTTCTATCCGCAAAGCCTGGAGAAAGGCACACGCTCCGAGCGGGCATTGAAGCTGGCTCTGGCCGAGATGTATATCCAGGGCGTCAGCACACGCAAGGTCGCGGCCATCACCGAGCAGCTTTGCGGCTTTGATGTCACCAGTTCCGCCGTCTCACGCGCCACGCAGGAACTCGACGCTATCCTCCAAGAATGGCGCGAACGTTCACTCGGTGAGTTTGCCTATCTCTATCTGGATGCCCGTTACGAAAGCGTTCACCTGAGTGGGTTGCAGCGAAGGGCCGCCGTGCTGATCGCCATCGGTGTGGACCTGGAAGGCAAGCGTCAGGTGTTGGGGGTCTCGGTGGCGATTTCCGAACATGAGGTGCATTGGCGCTCCTTTCTGCAAAGCTTGCTGGCGCGTGGTCTTCGGGGCGTGCGCCTGGTCGTTAGTGACGCCCATGAGGGCATTCAAGCGGCGACCCGCTCGGTTTTGGGCGGCGTCCCCTGGCAACGCTGCCGATTTCATTTACAGCAGAACGCCAGCAAATACGTCCCCAAGCAGGACCTCAAGGTTCCTGTGGCGGCGGATATTCGCGCGATTTTCAACGCGCAGGATCGCATGGAAGCAGAGGCATTGCTCAAACGAACCGTCCAGAAGTACGAGAAGAGCGCGCCCAAACTTGCCGATTGGATGGAGCAAAATCTGCCTGAAGGGATGACTGTGTTTGCCTTTCCCGTTTCGCACCGCCGCCTCTTGCGTACGACCAATGGTCTGGAGCGAGTGAACCGTGAACTGCGCCGCCGCACACGCGTGGCGAGCATCTTCCCGAACGAGGCGTCTTGCTTGCGTCTCGTATCCGCATTATTGATGGAGATTAGCGATGACTGGCAGAGCGACAAGGCTTATCTGACGTTCACGAACGAATAACAGCGCAAAGAATTCGGGGATGCTCCAATAATTTTCAGAAAAGGTGTTGCATTATCTCAGTTCGGACAAAAAATGAGTCCTTGGCGGCAAGGCTGATCTAAAAACTGCTAGGAGAGTAAGGTGGCCCTATTTGTTAAGACAGTCTGACAGCCTTTTTGAGGTCGACTGTCTTCTTTCGTTTTCGATCATTTCCTCGCCATTCGGTGCGGCTGGGCGTGGACAAAGGCGGGCGTTACATTGCCCAACGACTGATGTGGCCGAACCTCATTGTAGAACTTCAAATAAGACGCAAGACCTTGGCGAGCCTCGGGCGGCGTTTCATAATCGACTCGGTAGACTTCCTCATGTTTAACACTACGCCGCAGTTTCAATAATTTATTGTTTGCTTATTGCATGGCGCTATTAAGAAGGATCTGGATGAGCTTAGGCAGGGCATCAAATCCCAATCCGCAAAGCTGCTCTAAAATTTCATCTGAAAACTGCTCCGAGAGAGTAGAATCGCTCTGGTAGGTCGTGGTCGTTGCCTTGTGGTCTGTTACCTCTAAGGATATTCCGTGGCCTGCTGTTTTTAGACCATGACCTATTTACAGAAACGATGACACACTATCGAAAAAAAAATGTTGCCAAAATTGGTATCAAAACAAAAAAAATTGTGTATAATAGCCATAGTTACTTTCTCTAAGGGGTAGGCCGATGAAGAAGGTTGCCCTTGCGACCCTAATGATTGAGAAGCGCATCGCTCATGCGGACCATGTGCTTACCGGTATGCCTGGAGAGAGGCAATTGGCTGAGGAACTTGGCATGAGCCGTCGCACGATTCGGACAGCCGTGCAGGAATTGGTCACTCGTGGAGTGCTCATCCGGCATGAGAATGGCCGTCTTGATGTGCCCGCTTTCGAGGATGAACAATGCCGGACGAAAGTCATCGGCTTCGCAACAGCAGCTATGGCGTCTGCGGATATCGATCTGTGGAGAGAGGGGGTTGTCGGAGCGCTTGAAGGGCAGAATGTTACTATTCGCCCTGTCGCGTACTCGCACTGGGCCGATCCGGCTTTACAGGAAGCACTGCTGCATCTCGATGGAGTGTTTTTGCTGGTCCCAGCCGAAAAGGTCCCGAGCTGGCTAACGAAAAAGATTGTCGTCAATAGATTGCGGGTGGTCATTTTGGATCAGGACGAAAGTCATGCTGGATTGCCCTCTGTAACATTGTTTCCACCCACAGCGGAGGACAAGCTGTTTGACCACCTTGTCAAGCTAGGGCATCAGCGGATCGACTGCTTGAATACACAGGCGGAGGACGCTGTAATAAAGGGACGTATCGCGGCGTGGCGAGAGTATCTAGATCTGTATAATCTGCCGGGCCAGCTTCGCTCTCTGACGATGTACAAACCCCTTGAGACGGCATATCGTGTCGTGCGGGACGCATTGAAAGAGGGAGAACCGGTCGCGTCCGCATTATTTTGCACTACCGGTCCCGCTGCGATGGGGGCCATGCGCGCCCTGCATGAGGCGGGCCTGGAAATCGGAGTTGATGTATCTGTGTGCGCGGTCAATGGCGAAGGACTGGGGCAATATCTGCTTCGTAGCCTCACCGAGCTGGCGTCGCCGTCACGCACATTCTATTTGCGTCACGCTGCTGAATGGATGATAGGAAAGCGAGAGTGGCAGGGGCCGTTGCTGATCCAGCCAACTGATGTTCAATTGTTCGAGGGCGAGTCAACCGGTCCCGCCCCTGTATTGCCTTTCGTAACACTGGGCAAATAGTCTCTTTATATCTATCTAGGAGAAATACATGTCCATCTCTACCCGACGCAGTCAAAACGGCTTCACTCTTATTGAATTACTGGTTGTTATAGCTATTATAGCAATCCTTGCTGTTGTTCTATTTCCCGTCTTCGCCAAGGCCCGCGAAAAGGCCCGCCAGACTTACTGCGCATCTAATCTCAAGCAAATTATTCTTGCTCTGTTACAGTATGAGCAAGATAATGACGAGACAACCATTCCGTTCCAGATGGTTGATCCTGACTGGGGTGTCTCCCAGAATTACTCGCAGATTCGCTGGTGGCCTGCTCTATATCCATATATTAAGAGCGACGCCGTCCTGAGGTGCCCTTCCGCCACGAATAATGGCGTCGTCATCGGCCACTATAACCAGCAGGCTTATGTATTCAACGCCGATATCATTCGTAGCACACAGGTCTGGGGCGGCACATGGAACGCCAACGGCAAGATCTCGCAAGTAGCTGCGCCGGCAAGCTGCGTCTTTTTGCTGGAATGGGAGTCGACCAATACCCCACGCGAGATCAGTAGCGGCGACTTCGACTGGACCATGGCGCACTACAAGACCGATGGCGGCGCTCAGCTACAGTACCAAGCCATGATCCGTCACACCGACGGCTCCAACTTCGGCTTCGTGGACGGTCACGTGAAATGGGCTCGCCCCGATCAGTTCTCACGCGACGACAACCCCCTCGCTACCGACGGCAAGCCCTACTGGTTCGCCCCACTGCGAGAGAAGTAGAGATCTATTCCCTAGCGTCTTAATTTCTTCCCAACCCCATTAAGCTGGGTTAATGGAGTTGGGAAGTTGTCCGCCTTCACATGCGTAAGCAAGTACGATATCTCTATCGCGTTTGTGAAGGCTAACAGCCTCTAAATAATCGCAACTTAGCCCATCAGGGCTAGACTTGAGCGTCGATCTAGAGTAGTCCATCCAAAGGAGACAACTTCATGACATTAAAGTTTGCATTGGTGTTATACGCAGTAATTGCTGTACTAAATGCACTTGCCGCACCCACTCATGCTCAGATCGTTTCGAGCGGCGTCTATACGGTGGTCAGCAAGGCGAGTGGATTAGCCCTCGACAATGAGGGATCTACCAGTGCCGGCAACGGAGTCTGGCAATGGAGTTCCGTCGCCGGCAGTACCAATCAGATGTGGCAGATCAACCGCCTTCCCAGTGGAAACTACACCATGGTTTGCCTGACCAGCGGTATGACGTTGGATAGCGGCAACCGCTTCCCGAACGGCAGTCTGCCGATCCAGAACACATCCGTGCCGCAAAACATCGATCAGGAGTGGATCGTCACACAACTTGCCAATGGCTCGTGCACTTTCGTCAACGCGGCGAACGGCCTTGCGCTCGATAACAGTGGCGCGACGGCGAACGGCGGAACGGTACGGCAGTCCACTCCGGCCAGCGGCAGCGCGAATCAGCAGTGGCAGGTGACATTGGTAAAGCAGTTGCCCATCGCTTCGGGAGGCATCTATACGCTCACCTGCAGGAAGAGCGGGCTGAACCTCGACAATGAGGGCGCAAGCGCGGCCGGAAATCAGGTATGGCAGTACGGCGGCGGCCTCGCCAATACGAACCAGGAATGGCGGATCACGGTTCTTCCCGGCGGCCAGTACTCTCTCACATGCGTCACCAGCGGCATGAATCTGGATAATGCCGGTTCCACCGCCAACGGGACAGCCATAACGCAAAACTATCCCCAGCCCGGGAGCAGCACGAACCAGCAGTGGACGATCGCAAGCGCCGGTGGAGCATACTGCACCCTTGTCTGCCAGAAGAGCGGCAAGGCGCTTGATAACGGCGGCTCCACGCTCTCCAACGCCCCCATTCAGCAAGCGGCCGTCGTGAGCGGCAGCGCGAACCAGCAATGGACGATCACGCCCGTTCAGATCGGCGCGAATACGCCGTTCATAACCTATGAAGCTGAGAGCGGCGCGCTTGCCGGTTCGGCGCACGTCACCGCCCTGACGACCGCTCCCACTACTATGTTCTCGTCGCCGGAGTTAGAGGCATCGGGACATGCATATGTCAACCTGGCGAATGCCGGCGATTCGGTCACCTGGACCAACAATACGGGCAAGTCGATCACGGCGATCAACGTGCGCTATTCAATCCCGGATTCCGCAGGCGGAGGCGGCAACACATCGACGCTGAACCTGTATGTCAACGGCACGTTCCGCCAGGCCCTTCCCGTAAGTTCGACGCAGACGTGGGTTTACGAAACGTCGGGCAATTACAATGGCA from Capsulimonas corticalis harbors:
- a CDS encoding IS256 family transposase yields the protein MTYQNDCTLSEQFLDQLCGQGLDALPELIRIVLNNAMQLERQKFLGAAPHERTEQRTGYANGYKDKTLDLRVGRTVVQVPQTRDAQFSSGGSNFYPQSLEKGTRSERALKLALAEMYIQGVSTRKVAAITEQLCGFDVTSSAVSRATQELDAILQEWRERSLGEFAYLYLDARYESVHLSGLQRRAAVLIAIGVDLEGKRQVLGVSVAISEHEVHWRSFLQSLLARGLRGVRLVVSDAHEGIQAATRSVLGGVPWQRCRFHLQQNASKYVPKQDLKVPVAADIRAIFNAQDRMEAEALLKRTVQKYEKSAPKLADWMEQNLPEGMTVFAFPVSHRRLLRTTNGLERVNRELRRRTRVASIFPNEASCLRLVSALLMEISDDWQSDKAYLTFTNE
- a CDS encoding substrate-binding domain-containing protein, which encodes MKKVALATLMIEKRIAHADHVLTGMPGERQLAEELGMSRRTIRTAVQELVTRGVLIRHENGRLDVPAFEDEQCRTKVIGFATAAMASADIDLWREGVVGALEGQNVTIRPVAYSHWADPALQEALLHLDGVFLLVPAEKVPSWLTKKIVVNRLRVVILDQDESHAGLPSVTLFPPTAEDKLFDHLVKLGHQRIDCLNTQAEDAVIKGRIAAWREYLDLYNLPGQLRSLTMYKPLETAYRVVRDALKEGEPVASALFCTTGPAAMGAMRALHEAGLEIGVDVSVCAVNGEGLGQYLLRSLTELASPSRTFYLRHAAEWMIGKREWQGPLLIQPTDVQLFEGESTGPAPVLPFVTLGK
- a CDS encoding prepilin-type N-terminal cleavage/methylation domain-containing protein, encoding MSISTRRSQNGFTLIELLVVIAIIAILAVVLFPVFAKAREKARQTYCASNLKQIILALLQYEQDNDETTIPFQMVDPDWGVSQNYSQIRWWPALYPYIKSDAVLRCPSATNNGVVIGHYNQQAYVFNADIIRSTQVWGGTWNANGKISQVAAPASCVFLLEWESTNTPREISSGDFDWTMAHYKTDGGAQLQYQAMIRHTDGSNFGFVDGHVKWARPDQFSRDDNPLATDGKPYWFAPLREK
- a CDS encoding RICIN domain-containing protein, which encodes MTLKFALVLYAVIAVLNALAAPTHAQIVSSGVYTVVSKASGLALDNEGSTSAGNGVWQWSSVAGSTNQMWQINRLPSGNYTMVCLTSGMTLDSGNRFPNGSLPIQNTSVPQNIDQEWIVTQLANGSCTFVNAANGLALDNSGATANGGTVRQSTPASGSANQQWQVTLVKQLPIASGGIYTLTCRKSGLNLDNEGASAAGNQVWQYGGGLANTNQEWRITVLPGGQYSLTCVTSGMNLDNAGSTANGTAITQNYPQPGSSTNQQWTIASAGGAYCTLVCQKSGKALDNGGSTLSNAPIQQAAVVSGSANQQWTITPVQIGANTPFITYEAESGALAGSAHVTALTTAPTTMFSSPELEASGHAYVNLANAGDSVTWTNNTGKSITAINVRYSIPDSAGGGGNTSTLNLYVNGTFRQALPVSSTQTWVYETSGNYNGMSQSPSSGNAHVFWDETHAFVSGAAIAPGSTITLQKTSSNTAAYYNIDAIDLEAPPAALTQPANSLSIASYGATPNNSSFDNSTAIQNCINAAQSQGKSVWIPQGVYYVFSGSPLTATGITISGAGPWYSTVICTASNWSNGFIFLTHSASFQNLSIDASGPNATPGLFAILAYDDNWSLNNVWTRHTMLTWADGSNITISNCRVNNSWGDGVNINNINGNACNNVTITNNFSRGNGDDGMALNSSNSSAPVMTGILICNNTCVAEWWANNIGIYGGVNVFVNNNLVTDSVKEFGISVGLYSGSAHLQTAYIQGNAVLRGGSNGWNLQYPAMGIGVSGNSSNINGVSVTGNMLANSPFDGVHISSGSSLYVAGNLITTPGLNGFEVDSGATGNAFLICNSVANLKSGQTAYIDNAPASNFTVTGSGNIGFTVP